From Fundulus heteroclitus isolate FHET01 chromosome 5, MU-UCD_Fhet_4.1, whole genome shotgun sequence, a single genomic window includes:
- the LOC118563244 gene encoding CD48 antigen-like has translation MKPRTNMIFFYVVDLLMFSSAVEHGITSLAGVVGGSVTLPDPVLRFGFLSHGRRTVAAVNNRVLEILEDLYKENLRWNQETGHFMITDLQKNHSGVYCVESKRGRVFRSTHNLIVYDSAPTPAVETLNVSLDSCLLLCSVDKLATLSWFRDSQLLNHSISTFSLTITVDKLDLNSTFRCASANPAEEKAVNVNMTQSCRAEREVSSNLEIYLWAITIPIKLTVLIALTAAQAALH, from the exons ATGAAGCCCAGGACCAACATGATCTTCTTCTATGTTG TTGACTTGTTGATGTTTTCCTCTGCTGTTGAACATGGGATAACGAGCCTGGCAGGAGTTGTTGGAGGAAGCGTCACTCTGCCGGATCCTGTGCTCCGCTTTGGATTTCTTTCACATGGAAGAAGAACTGTTGCTGCGGTGAATAACAGAGTCCTGGAAATATTAGAAGACCTTTATAAAGAAAACCTGAGGTGGAACCAGGAAACCGGACACTTTATGATCACAGACCTGCAGAAGAACCACTCTGGAGTTTATTGCGTTGAGTCTAAACGAGGACGTGTTTTCAGATCTACTCACAATCTCATAGTCTACG ACTCTGCCCCGACTCCAGCTGTAGAAACTCTGAATGTGAGCCTTGACAGCTgccttttgctctgctctgtggATAAACTGGCGACTCTGTCTTGGTTCAGAGACAGTCAGCTTCTGAACCACAGCATCTCCACCTTCTCGTTAACCATCACTGTAGACAAACTGGACCTCAACTCCACTTTCAGGTGTGCATCTGCCAACCCTGCAGAGGAAAAGGCCGTTAATGTCAACATGACCCAATCctgcagagcagagagagaagTCAGCAGTAATTTAGAAATCT ATTTGTGGGCAATCACAATTCCCATCAAGTTAACTGTGCTAATAGCACTGACTGCAGCTCAGGCTGCACTTCATTAA